TACCGTGGGCAGAAGGTGCTGGTCTACTTTTATCCCAAGGATGATACGCCCGGATGCACCAAGGAAGCCTGCAGCCTGCGGGACGACTATGAGGAATACCAGGCGGCTGACATCGTGATCCTCGGGATCAGCTACGATTCCGCCGAGTCACACCAGCAGTTCCGCGAGAAGTACAACCTGCCCTTCACCCTGCTCAGTGATTCCAAGAAGGAGGTAGCCGCAGCCTATGGCACCAAGGGGATCTATCCGATGGCCATCCGGCGTTCGTTTCTCATTGATGCGGAAGGGCACATCGTTAAGATCATCAAGGATGTGGACGTGACCACACACAGTCAGGACGTTCTGCGCTACTTCCGCGAAGCAGCTCCTCAACCCTAGATTCCAGTGAACCGCAGCCAGTGCCGAATTGTGGGCGTCGAACCCATCGCCGTTGCAGTGACCATCGCCATCTGGGCACTGCTCCTATATCTGCAACGCAGCCTGCCGCTACCCGTCATGCGCCTTTCACCAGGATGGCGATGGGGCCTGAGCCTGCTCTTCCTGGCAGACGGTCTGGGCACTTTGCTCTGGAGTGCTTTCACCCTAGCCAAGGCCAATCGGGGAAATAAGCTGGCCGATACCGGGCCCTATGCCCTGGTGCGCCATCCCATGTACGGCACGGTACTGTGGAGCGGTACGGCGGTGGTGGCCTTTGCCTTCCATTCCTGGCTAGTTCTTCCAGGGGTAGTGCCGCTGCACCTCTGCTGGATCTGGCTGGTTCAGCACGAAGAGCAAGAGCTCATCCGCAGGTTCGGGGCTGCGTACATACAGTATGCCCAAGAGACCGGCCAGTTCTTGCCCCGGCTGACCAGCCTCAAGAAAGTAGCGCAAGGAACCGACGACCTAGAAAGTTGACATTGTTTCTTGAAACTAAAATCCGTACGTTACAACCTAACTTTTTATGGGAGTCAATCAACCATATATGTATGGCCGCATAGGCCCGAACAAAGGGGGATTC
Above is a window of Candidatus Neomarinimicrobiota bacterium DNA encoding:
- the bcp gene encoding thioredoxin-dependent thiol peroxidase, which encodes MSRNRNVGLLAITALVLIGVLLAWSSALKEGDLAPDFTLPDQDSVNHTLSDYRGQKVLVYFYPKDDTPGCTKEACSLRDDYEEYQAADIVILGISYDSAESHQQFREKYNLPFTLLSDSKKEVAAAYGTKGIYPMAIRRSFLIDAEGHIVKIIKDVDVTTHSQDVLRYFREAAPQP
- a CDS encoding isoprenylcysteine carboxylmethyltransferase family protein, encoding MGVEPIAVAVTIAIWALLLYLQRSLPLPVMRLSPGWRWGLSLLFLADGLGTLLWSAFTLAKANRGNKLADTGPYALVRHPMYGTVLWSGTAVVAFAFHSWLVLPGVVPLHLCWIWLVQHEEQELIRRFGAAYIQYAQETGQFLPRLTSLKKVAQGTDDLES